In Equus przewalskii isolate Varuska chromosome 6, EquPr2, whole genome shotgun sequence, one DNA window encodes the following:
- the ACAT1 gene encoding acetyl-CoA acetyltransferase, mitochondrial: MALLAALLRGGARGRSPLLRRLAQDIRYVERGYVSKPTLNEVVIVGAIRTPIGSFLGSLSSLPATKLGSIAIQGAIEKAGIPKEEVKEAYMGNVLQGGEGQAPTKQAVLGAGLPVSTPCTTINKVCASGMKAIMMASQNLMCGHQDVMVAGGMESMSNVPYIMNRGATPYGGVKLEDLIVKDGLTDVYNKIHMGNCAENTAKKLNIARDEQDTFAINSYTRSKAAWEAGKFANEVIPVTVAVKGKPDVVVKEDEEYKRVDFSKVPKLKAVFQKENGTVTAANASTLNDGAAAVVLMTADAARRLNVKPLARIAAFADAAVEPIDFPIAPAYAVPKVLKDAGLKKEDITMWEVNEAFSVVVLANIKMLELDPQKVNINGGAVSLGHPIGMSGARLVVHLTHALKQGEYGLASICNGGGGASAILIQKL; the protein is encoded by the exons GACATAAGATATGTGGAGCGAGGTTATGTATCAAAACCCACTTTGAAT GAAGTGGTCATAGTAGGTGCTATAAGAACACCTATTGGATCCTTTCTAGGCAGCCTTTCCTCCCTGCCAGCTACTAAACTGGGTTCCATTGCCATTCAGGGAGCCATCGAAAAGGCAG ggattccaaaagaagaagtgaaagaagcctacaTGGGTAACGTTCTCCAAGGAGGCGAAGGACAGGCCCCTACAAAGCAAGCGGTATTGGGTGCAG GCTTGCCTGTTTCTACTCCATGCACCACTATAAACAAAGTTTGTGCCTCAGGAATGAAAGCCATCATGATGGCCTCTCAGAATCTTATGTGTGGACATCAG GATGtaatggtggcaggtggaatgGAGAGCATGTCCAACGTTCCCTACATAATGAACAGAGGAGCAACACCATATGGTGGGGTAAAGCTCGAAGATTTAATTGTAAAAGATGGGCTAACTGATGTctacaataaaattcacatg GGCAACTGTGCCGAGAATACTGCCAAGAAACTGAATATTGCACGAGATGAACAGGATACTTTTGCTATTAACTCCTACACCAGAAGTAAAGCAGCGTGGGAAGCCGGAAAATTTGCAAATGAAGTTATTCCTGTCACAGTTGCAGTAAAAG GTAAACCAGATGTAGTGGTGAAAGAAGATGAAGAATATAAACGTGTTGATTTTAGCAAAGTTCCAAAGTTGAAGGCagtattccagaaagaaaatg GCACAGTAACAGCTGCCAACGCCAGCACACTGAATGACGGAGCGGCTGCTGTGGTTCTGATGACCGCAGATGCGGCCAGGAGGCTCAACGTTAAACCACTGGCAAGAATAGCAG caTTTGCTGATGCTGCTGTAGAACCTATTGATTTTCCAATTGCACCTGCATATGCTGTACCTAAG gtTCTCAAAGATGCAGGattgaaaaaagaagatattacaATGTGGGAAGTAAATGAAGCCTTTAGTGTGGTCGTACTAGCAAACATTAAAATGCTAGAGCTTGATCCCCAAAAAGTGAATATTAATGGAGGAGCCGTTTCTCTGGGACATCCAATTGG GATGTCTGGAGCCAGGCTTGTCGTTCATCTGACTCATGCCTTGAAGCAAGGAGAATACGGTCTTGCCAGTATTTGCAATGGAGGAGGAGGTGCTTCTGCCATCCTGATCCAGAAGCTGTAG